Proteins from a single region of Azospira inquinata:
- a CDS encoding PAS domain-containing protein — protein sequence MRRWAPLIRWGMGPWVVLLLLCWSLGAQALSLSPGQSQWLKDHPVLRLGVTDLPPLLLRDKAAGRYVGLSMDLLRALETRLGVRFQPVYYANLQEQMEGARKREVDVLAAVVPSRERSAYLNFTDPYVNLDNKILVRRDSGLRDLTLAQLRGRKISLLAGSSTEERLRRLGYGPSLVPAPDAVSTLTKLAFGEVDVAILDLARASYFIQQEGLSTLEIGGSAELPVVFALGSRNDWPELSPILQRALDDFPDQDRQVIQNRWLNLGGVDRETVERWWLWGGTAFAGVLLLLGLILLWNRTLRHQVETRTRELHARMADQERVDQELRESEARFRDLVELSSDWWWEQDAQLRFSFLSDNSRLKGQVPIDYYLGKTRGELGVQGVTGEELARHEADLAARRPFVDFTYRFRGQDGAYHWYSVSGRPLLDREGNFFGYRGVARDITGEREAQLALAASERQLRGLLDSTESFLGLLDPSGVILEANRSFLAGNGLDRAQTVGRRAWEVGWWSQVSASAERLRQGVERAAAGETVRYVAEFPDLQGNPGWLDFSLTPVRNEAGQVTCIIPEGRDVTERHRVQLALELLVKNTATVSGEAFLRSLVGNLADLFNARAVFVSRLGDEPDRVRTLAYWCDGMVQDNLVLDTSASPCQAVLEEGPLLVADGVLERYPHSAFLSSLEARSYLGAPILGTDQRPLGVLAVIDDRPLALASDFLPLLGLFALRAGMEMGRMDHDEAIRSLNGELERRVAERTRQLESANQELEAFSYSVSHDLRAPLRHVAGFVELLGDDRGNRLTGESLRYLGIITDAARRMGELIDGLLAFSRIGRAQLHPGPVDVNKLVAEVRDELSGEAQAGEVVWQVSDLPQVWADRTLLRQIWTNLLANALKYSKNRSPARLWVDAMPGEKEWVFRVQDNGVGFNMKYVAKLFGVFQRLHSSVDFEGNGIGLANVRRMVERHGGRVWAEGAPDQGASFYFSLPRRPEAEEA from the coding sequence ATGAGGCGCTGGGCCCCCCTGATCCGCTGGGGTATGGGGCCCTGGGTCGTCCTGCTGCTCCTCTGCTGGAGCCTGGGGGCCCAGGCCCTGTCCTTGAGCCCTGGGCAAAGCCAATGGCTCAAGGACCATCCGGTGCTGCGCCTGGGGGTGACGGACCTGCCGCCCCTGTTGCTGCGGGATAAGGCGGCGGGACGCTACGTGGGCCTTTCCATGGATCTGCTCCGGGCCCTGGAGACGCGCCTGGGGGTGCGCTTCCAGCCCGTCTATTACGCCAATCTCCAGGAGCAGATGGAGGGGGCCCGGAAGCGGGAGGTGGATGTGCTGGCGGCGGTGGTGCCGAGCCGGGAGCGGAGCGCCTACCTGAATTTCACCGACCCCTATGTGAATCTGGACAACAAAATCCTGGTGCGGCGGGATTCGGGCCTGCGGGATTTGACCTTGGCCCAGCTGCGGGGGCGCAAGATTTCCCTGCTGGCGGGCAGTTCCACGGAAGAACGCCTGCGCCGCCTGGGCTACGGCCCCTCCCTGGTGCCCGCCCCGGATGCGGTGAGCACCCTGACCAAGCTGGCCTTCGGGGAAGTGGATGTGGCCATTCTGGATCTGGCCCGGGCTTCCTACTTCATCCAGCAGGAAGGCCTGTCTACCCTGGAAATCGGTGGCAGCGCCGAACTGCCCGTGGTATTTGCCCTGGGCAGCCGGAATGACTGGCCCGAGCTGAGCCCCATCCTGCAACGGGCCCTGGACGATTTCCCGGACCAGGACCGGCAGGTGATCCAGAACCGCTGGCTCAATCTGGGCGGGGTGGATCGGGAAACGGTGGAGCGCTGGTGGTTGTGGGGCGGCACGGCCTTCGCCGGGGTGCTCCTCCTCCTCGGCCTGATCCTGCTCTGGAACCGCACCCTGCGCCATCAGGTGGAGACCCGGACCCGGGAGCTCCACGCCCGCATGGCGGATCAGGAGCGGGTGGATCAGGAACTGCGGGAAAGCGAAGCCCGTTTCCGGGATCTGGTGGAACTGTCCTCCGACTGGTGGTGGGAACAGGACGCCCAGCTGCGCTTTTCCTTTCTCTCGGACAATTCCCGGCTCAAGGGCCAGGTGCCCATCGACTATTACCTGGGCAAAACCCGGGGAGAACTGGGGGTCCAGGGGGTCACCGGGGAGGAACTGGCCCGCCATGAGGCGGATCTGGCCGCCCGGCGGCCCTTTGTGGATTTCACCTACCGCTTTCGGGGCCAGGACGGGGCCTACCACTGGTATAGCGTCAGTGGCCGCCCCCTGCTGGACCGGGAGGGGAATTTCTTCGGCTACCGGGGCGTGGCCCGGGACATTACCGGGGAACGGGAAGCCCAGCTGGCCCTGGCGGCCAGCGAACGGCAACTGCGGGGCCTCTTGGACAGCACCGAATCCTTCCTGGGCCTGCTGGACCCATCGGGAGTGATCCTGGAGGCCAACCGTTCCTTCCTGGCGGGCAATGGCCTGGACCGGGCCCAGACCGTGGGGCGGCGGGCCTGGGAAGTGGGCTGGTGGAGCCAGGTATCCGCCTCGGCGGAACGCCTGCGCCAGGGGGTGGAGCGGGCCGCCGCCGGGGAAACCGTGCGCTATGTGGCCGAATTCCCCGATCTCCAGGGCAATCCGGGCTGGCTGGATTTTTCCCTCACCCCGGTGCGCAACGAGGCGGGCCAGGTGACCTGCATCATTCCCGAGGGCCGGGACGTGACCGAGCGCCACCGGGTTCAGCTGGCCCTGGAGCTGCTGGTGAAAAATACGGCCACCGTCTCCGGAGAAGCCTTTCTCCGCTCCCTGGTAGGCAATCTGGCCGATCTCTTCAACGCCCGGGCCGTGTTTGTCAGCCGCCTGGGGGATGAGCCGGACCGGGTCCGCACCCTGGCCTACTGGTGCGATGGCATGGTTCAGGACAACCTGGTGCTGGATACCAGCGCCTCCCCCTGCCAGGCGGTGTTGGAGGAGGGGCCGCTCCTGGTGGCGGACGGGGTGCTGGAGCGCTATCCCCATTCCGCCTTCCTTTCCAGCCTGGAAGCCCGCAGCTACCTGGGGGCCCCCATCCTGGGCACGGACCAGCGGCCCTTGGGGGTGCTGGCGGTGATTGACGACCGGCCCCTGGCCCTGGCCTCCGATTTTCTTCCCCTGCTGGGCCTGTTTGCCCTGCGGGCGGGGATGGAAATGGGGCGCATGGATCACGACGAAGCCATCCGTTCCCTCAACGGGGAACTGGAACGCCGGGTGGCGGAACGCACCCGCCAGCTGGAATCCGCCAATCAGGAGCTGGAAGCTTTTTCCTACTCCGTCTCCCACGATCTGCGGGCGCCCCTGCGCCATGTGGCAGGCTTCGTGGAGCTGCTGGGGGACGATCGGGGCAATCGCCTCACCGGGGAAAGCCTGCGTTACCTGGGCATCATCACCGACGCGGCCCGGCGCATGGGGGAACTGATCGACGGCCTGCTGGCCTTCTCCCGCATCGGCCGGGCCCAACTCCATCCCGGCCCGGTGGATGTGAATAAGCTGGTGGCCGAGGTGCGGGACGAACTGTCCGGGGAAGCCCAGGCCGGGGAGGTTGTCTGGCAGGTTTCCGATCTGCCCCAGGTGTGGGCCGACCGCACCCTGCTGCGCCAGATCTGGACCAATCTCCTGGCCAATGCCCTGAAGTATTCGAAAAACCGCAGTCCGGCCCGCCTCTGGGTGGATGCCATGCCCGGGGAAAAGGAATGGGTGTTTCGGGTCCAGGATAACGGGGTAGGATTCAATATGAAGTACGTGGCCAAGCTGTTCGGCGTTTTCCAGCGCCTGCACAGCAGTGTGGATTTTGAAGGCAACGGTATCGGTCTGGCCAATGTGCGCCGCATGGTGGAACGCCACGGTGGCCGGGTGTGGGCCGAAGGGGCGCCGGACCAGGGCGCCAGCTTTTATTTCTCCCTGCCCCGGCGGCCAGAGGCAGAAGAAGCCTGA
- the dut gene encoding dUTP diphosphatase produces MKPSIDVKILDERLRQLPPQYATPGSAGLDLRACIEAPVHIHPGETILVPSGIALHLANPGLAAMILPRSGLGHKHGIVLGNLVGLIDSDYQGEILVSTWNRGKEVFVLNPMDRLAQLVIVPVLQVNFNLVSEFEESNRGTGGFGSTGKH; encoded by the coding sequence ATGAAGCCCTCTATTGACGTCAAAATCCTGGACGAACGGCTGCGCCAGCTGCCCCCCCAATACGCCACCCCCGGCTCCGCCGGTCTGGATCTCCGGGCCTGTATCGAGGCCCCGGTACACATCCACCCAGGGGAAACCATCCTGGTTCCCAGCGGCATCGCTCTTCACCTGGCCAACCCGGGCCTGGCGGCCATGATCCTGCCCCGCTCCGGCCTGGGGCATAAACACGGCATTGTGCTGGGTAATCTGGTGGGTCTGATCGATTCGGACTATCAGGGGGAAATCCTGGTCTCCACCTGGAACCGGGGCAAGGAAGTTTTTGTGCTGAATCCCATGGACCGGCTCGCCCAGCTGGTCATCGTTCCCGTGCTCCAGGTGAATTTCAATCTGGTGAGCGAGTTTGAGGAAAGCAACCGGGGCACCGGGGGCTTCGGCAGCACGGGGAAACACTGA
- a CDS encoding response regulator, translating into MELKRILLAEDDPRDVELALQGLDASHLANEVQVVNDGEQALDYLYRRGAFADRPEGLPALILLDLKMPLVSGLEVLQAIKRDPVLHSVPVVMLTSSREELDLEEAYRLGCNAYVVKPVKFRDFIEAVKSLGLFWAVLNEPPRGSLRK; encoded by the coding sequence ATGGAACTGAAGCGTATTCTGTTGGCGGAAGACGATCCCCGGGATGTGGAACTGGCCCTGCAAGGCTTGGACGCCTCCCATCTGGCCAATGAAGTGCAGGTGGTCAATGACGGGGAGCAGGCCCTGGATTACCTCTACCGCCGGGGCGCCTTTGCCGACCGGCCGGAAGGCCTGCCCGCCCTCATACTCCTGGATCTGAAAATGCCCCTGGTGAGCGGTCTGGAGGTGCTCCAGGCGATCAAGCGAGACCCGGTCCTCCACTCCGTGCCCGTGGTCATGCTCACTTCCTCCCGGGAAGAACTGGATCTGGAAGAGGCTTACCGCCTGGGCTGCAATGCCTATGTGGTGAAGCCGGTGAAATTCCGGGATTTCATTGAGGCGGTGAAGTCCCTGGGCCTATTCTGGGCCGTGCTCAACGAGCCGCCCCGGGGTTCCCTGCGCAAGTAA
- the purN gene encoding phosphoribosylglycinamide formyltransferase — MKKNVVILISGRGSNMEALLTAAADPAYPARVAAVLSNRPDARGLATAQAAGVPVAALDHKAYPDREAFDRALMERIDAFAPDLVVLAGFMRILSEAFVVHYAGRLINIHPSLLPAFPGLHTHQRALEAGCRIHGCTVHFVTPALDHGPAIIQAAVPVLDGDDEDRLAARVLAQEHRIYPAAVRWFAEGRLTVANGRVLRVGPAEEGALLAPSLD, encoded by the coding sequence ATGAAGAAAAACGTCGTTATCCTGATTTCCGGCCGGGGCAGCAACATGGAAGCCCTCCTGACGGCCGCCGCCGATCCTGCCTATCCCGCCCGGGTGGCGGCGGTACTGAGCAACCGCCCCGATGCCCGGGGCCTGGCCACGGCCCAGGCCGCCGGGGTGCCTGTGGCGGCCCTGGACCACAAGGCTTACCCGGACCGGGAGGCTTTCGACCGGGCCCTCATGGAACGCATCGACGCCTTTGCCCCGGATCTGGTGGTGCTGGCGGGCTTCATGCGCATTCTTTCCGAAGCCTTCGTGGTCCATTACGCCGGGCGCCTGATCAATATCCATCCTTCCCTGCTGCCCGCCTTTCCCGGCCTCCACACCCACCAGCGTGCTCTGGAAGCGGGCTGCCGCATCCACGGCTGCACGGTCCATTTCGTCACCCCGGCCTTAGATCACGGCCCGGCTATTATCCAGGCCGCCGTGCCCGTGTTGGATGGTGATGACGAGGACCGTCTGGCGGCCCGGGTGCTGGCCCAGGAGCATCGCATCTACCCGGCGGCGGTGCGCTGGTTTGCGGAAGGTCGCCTGACCGTGGCCAACGGTCGGGTGCTGCGGGTCGGCCCGGCGGAGGAGGGGGCGCTACTTGCGCCGTCTTTGGACTAA
- the coaBC gene encoding bifunctional phosphopantothenoylcysteine decarboxylase/phosphopantothenate--cysteine ligase CoaBC: MTNELFQTPAASLSPIGELTGQRILLGVSGGIAAYKAAELVRLLIKAGAQVQVAMTAAATHFVTPVTFQALSGQPVFVDQWDARVGNNMAHIDLSRQADAILVAPASADLLAKIAQGRADDLLSTLILARNCPLLVAPAMNRQMWENPATQRNAAQLAEDGVVLLGPDAGPQACGEVGDGRMWEPEALKEALVGFFQPKHLAGRRVLLTAGPTYEAIDPVRGITNLSSGRMGYALARACQQAGAQVTLVSGPTNLPCPLGVERIAAGSAREMREAVLARVGEAQVFIAVAAVADYRPEQAAPQKIKKTAENLTLNLVKNPDILAEVAALPNAPFCVGFAAESENLEAYAEAKRQKKRLPLVVGNLFSDAFGGEENKVVLFDGDGAHPLAPASKARLAAQIVAHLAGLLAAPVRI, encoded by the coding sequence ATGACAAACGAATTATTCCAGACGCCTGCCGCCTCCCTTTCCCCCATCGGGGAACTGACCGGGCAGCGCATCCTGCTAGGGGTGAGCGGCGGCATCGCCGCTTATAAGGCGGCGGAACTGGTCCGCCTCTTGATCAAGGCCGGGGCCCAGGTCCAGGTGGCCATGACCGCCGCCGCCACCCATTTCGTCACTCCGGTCACCTTCCAGGCCCTGTCCGGTCAGCCCGTATTCGTGGATCAGTGGGACGCCCGGGTGGGTAACAACATGGCCCACATCGACCTGTCCCGTCAGGCGGACGCCATTCTGGTGGCTCCTGCCTCCGCCGACCTGCTGGCGAAAATCGCCCAGGGTCGGGCCGATGACCTGCTTTCCACCCTGATCCTGGCCCGTAACTGTCCCCTGCTGGTGGCTCCGGCTATGAACCGGCAGATGTGGGAAAACCCGGCCACCCAGCGCAATGCAGCCCAGCTGGCGGAGGACGGGGTGGTGCTTCTGGGCCCGGACGCCGGGCCCCAGGCCTGCGGCGAAGTGGGTGACGGCCGCATGTGGGAGCCAGAAGCCCTGAAAGAGGCCCTGGTGGGCTTTTTCCAACCCAAGCATTTGGCCGGGCGCCGGGTGCTACTCACCGCCGGGCCCACCTACGAGGCCATCGATCCAGTGCGGGGCATCACCAACCTGTCTTCGGGGCGCATGGGCTACGCCCTGGCCCGGGCCTGCCAGCAGGCGGGGGCCCAGGTCACCCTGGTTTCCGGCCCAACAAACCTGCCCTGCCCCCTGGGGGTGGAGCGGATTGCTGCGGGCAGCGCCCGGGAAATGAGGGAAGCGGTACTGGCCCGGGTGGGAGAAGCCCAGGTCTTCATCGCCGTGGCCGCCGTGGCGGACTACCGGCCAGAACAGGCCGCCCCCCAGAAAATCAAGAAAACGGCGGAAAACCTGACCCTGAATCTGGTCAAAAATCCGGACATTTTGGCGGAGGTAGCGGCCTTGCCTAACGCTCCCTTCTGCGTCGGCTTTGCGGCGGAAAGCGAAAATCTGGAGGCCTACGCAGAAGCCAAGCGGCAAAAGAAACGCCTGCCCCTGGTGGTGGGCAATCTGTTCAGCGATGCCTTTGGGGGCGAAGAAAACAAGGTGGTGCTGTTCGATGGGGATGGCGCCCACCCCCTAGCCCCCGCCAGCAAGGCCCGGCTGGCGGCCCAGATCGTCGCCCACCTGGCCGGACTGCTGGCCGCCCCGGTCCGGATTTAA
- a CDS encoding mechanosensitive ion channel family protein — MELPAMLADILDDLQQPNVFWQVACLAVSLSLAGWLAYALRSRVRGAQEGNWRVGRRGVARLLFPAFALAFVLTLRPLLRPYMHVNLFNLAVPLLLSLGMIRLVVYILRQAFAPSGWLAVSERFIALVVWGAVALNIVGLDDGVIDLMEQVSFRVGRQELNLWMLLHGLVTIFVTVLAALWLGGLVEGRLMRTEQLDSSLRVVLARVVKALLTLVAVLISLSLVGIDITTLSVFGGALGVGLGFGLQKIASNYVSGFIILLDRSIRLGNLITLDAGTTGVVTQITTRYTVLRALSGIEHIIPNEFFVANVVQNQSFTDTRVFIKTAVQVGYGSDMEQVLDVLVELAKAHPRVLQDPPPRAYLVNFADSGVDMEVGFWINDPDQGTGNIRSDINLSIWKRFKELGIEIPFPQREVRLLGSAQVQLAGASGAERNAG; from the coding sequence ATGGAATTGCCTGCCATGCTGGCTGACATTCTGGACGACCTGCAACAGCCCAATGTGTTCTGGCAGGTAGCCTGTCTGGCCGTTTCCCTGTCCCTGGCCGGCTGGCTGGCCTATGCCTTGCGATCCCGGGTGCGGGGCGCCCAGGAGGGCAACTGGCGGGTAGGACGCCGGGGGGTGGCCCGTCTGCTATTCCCTGCCTTCGCCCTGGCCTTCGTGCTGACCCTGCGGCCCCTGCTGCGGCCCTACATGCACGTCAATCTCTTCAATCTGGCCGTGCCCCTGCTCCTTTCCCTGGGCATGATTCGCTTGGTGGTCTATATCCTGCGCCAGGCCTTTGCCCCTTCCGGCTGGCTGGCCGTCTCCGAGCGTTTCATCGCCCTGGTGGTGTGGGGGGCGGTGGCCCTCAACATCGTCGGTTTGGACGACGGGGTCATCGACCTCATGGAGCAGGTGAGCTTCAGAGTGGGGCGCCAGGAACTGAATCTGTGGATGCTGCTCCACGGCCTAGTGACCATCTTCGTCACCGTCCTGGCCGCCCTCTGGCTGGGGGGGCTGGTGGAAGGGCGCCTGATGCGCACGGAACAGCTGGATTCCTCCCTGCGGGTGGTTCTGGCCCGGGTGGTGAAAGCCCTGCTGACCCTGGTGGCCGTGCTCATCAGCCTTTCCCTGGTGGGCATCGACATCACCACCCTGTCCGTCTTCGGTGGCGCCCTGGGGGTGGGCCTGGGCTTTGGCTTGCAGAAAATCGCCAGCAACTACGTGTCCGGCTTCATCATTCTGCTGGACCGCTCCATCCGCCTGGGTAATCTCATTACCCTGGATGCGGGCACCACCGGGGTGGTGACCCAGATCACCACCCGCTACACCGTGCTCCGGGCCCTTTCCGGCATCGAGCACATCATCCCCAACGAGTTTTTTGTCGCCAACGTGGTGCAAAACCAGTCCTTTACCGACACCCGGGTATTTATCAAGACGGCGGTCCAGGTGGGTTACGGCTCGGATATGGAACAGGTGTTGGATGTGTTGGTGGAATTGGCCAAAGCCCATCCCCGGGTGCTCCAGGACCCGCCCCCCCGGGCCTATCTGGTGAATTTCGCCGACAGCGGGGTGGATATGGAAGTGGGCTTCTGGATCAACGATCCGGACCAGGGCACGGGCAACATCCGCTCCGACATCAACCTGTCCATCTGGAAGCGTTTCAAGGAATTGGGTATTGAAATTCCCTTCCCCCAAAGGGAGGTCCGCCTCCTGGGCAGCGCCCAGGTGCAACTGGCGGGGGCCTCCGGGGCGGAGCGAAACGCCGGATAA
- a CDS encoding DedA family protein, which yields MDLLSAFIDIVLHLDVHLSALVVQYGPWIYAILFFIIFAETGFVVTPFLPGDSLLFVAGALAAIGDMSLALLLVVLSLAAVLGNSLNYAIGRWLGPRVFQWENSRFFNKDALLKTHAFYERHGGKTVILSRFLPLFRTFAPFVAGIGAMSYLRFGLFNLIGGISWVGALTLAGYWFGNQPWIKQNLTAVILGIVVVSLLPALIGYLRHRAASRAA from the coding sequence ATGGATTTGCTCAGCGCCTTCATCGATATCGTTCTGCACCTGGATGTGCACCTTTCCGCCCTGGTGGTCCAGTACGGCCCCTGGATTTACGCCATCCTGTTTTTCATCATTTTTGCCGAAACCGGCTTTGTGGTGACCCCCTTCCTGCCCGGGGATTCCCTGCTGTTCGTGGCGGGGGCCCTGGCGGCCATCGGCGACATGTCCCTGGCCCTGCTCCTGGTGGTGCTGTCCCTGGCCGCCGTGCTGGGCAACAGTCTTAATTACGCCATCGGCCGCTGGCTCGGGCCCCGGGTGTTCCAGTGGGAAAACTCCCGCTTCTTCAATAAGGACGCCCTGCTCAAGACCCACGCCTTCTACGAGCGCCATGGGGGCAAAACGGTGATCCTGTCCCGCTTCCTGCCCCTGTTCCGTACCTTCGCCCCCTTTGTGGCCGGGATCGGCGCCATGAGCTACCTGCGCTTCGGCCTCTTCAACCTGATCGGCGGCATCAGCTGGGTGGGGGCCTTGACCCTGGCTGGCTACTGGTTCGGTAACCAGCCCTGGATCAAGCAAAACCTCACCGCCGTGATTCTGGGCATTGTGGTGGTGTCCCTCCTGCCCGCCCTGATCGGCTACCTGCGCCATCGGGCGGCCTCCCGGGCCGCCTAG
- a CDS encoding DUF3108 domain-containing protein: protein MISPKRALGLALFLSLLVHLGLLFGPQVDLPSLLDNRTPPLSAELRQPPKPLPPPVRRHRLPPPHPAPAPAPQPVSAPAAQAESAPTADNDPSSKEVSEGGATKTGPAAEGSTSAAPSYLLPEPAGDVNPRLPKSGSIRFLVSRGVQKFEVGQTTHRWKIQDGHYRLTGVTETTGLAAVFHPAKITYTSEGKVTAEGLQPEHFSVKRHGEESQEGAEFDWGKNQVAVQHGAPVPLQPGSQDFISFYYQFGYRPLAGGRDVMVATGKKYDRFHFQVVGTEDLDLPQGKISTVHLKMTGDSTMEIWLAQDYYLVPVKIRYIDRKGDLYDQIAFDINLPKEP from the coding sequence GTGATTAGCCCGAAGCGGGCTCTGGGACTGGCGCTGTTCCTGTCCCTCCTGGTCCATCTGGGGCTCCTGTTCGGGCCCCAGGTGGACTTGCCGTCCCTGTTGGACAATCGGACGCCACCCCTGTCCGCCGAACTGCGCCAGCCTCCCAAGCCCCTGCCGCCTCCGGTACGGCGCCATCGCCTGCCGCCGCCCCATCCGGCGCCAGCCCCGGCCCCCCAGCCCGTTAGCGCTCCGGCTGCTCAGGCGGAGAGCGCCCCAACGGCGGACAATGATCCCTCCTCCAAGGAGGTCTCAGAGGGTGGGGCCACCAAGACTGGCCCGGCGGCGGAGGGGAGCACGTCCGCCGCTCCTTCGTATCTGCTGCCGGAACCGGCCGGGGACGTGAATCCCCGGCTGCCCAAGAGCGGCAGCATCCGTTTTCTCGTCTCCCGGGGGGTGCAGAAATTCGAGGTGGGCCAGACCACCCACCGCTGGAAAATCCAGGATGGCCACTACCGGCTTACCGGGGTGACGGAGACCACCGGTCTGGCGGCGGTTTTTCACCCGGCCAAAATCACCTACACCAGTGAAGGCAAGGTGACGGCGGAGGGGCTCCAGCCCGAGCATTTCAGCGTCAAGCGCCACGGAGAAGAAAGTCAGGAAGGGGCGGAATTCGACTGGGGGAAAAATCAGGTGGCGGTGCAGCATGGCGCCCCCGTGCCCTTGCAGCCCGGTTCCCAGGATTTCATCAGCTTCTATTACCAATTTGGCTACCGGCCCCTGGCGGGGGGGCGGGATGTGATGGTGGCCACCGGCAAGAAATACGACCGTTTCCACTTCCAGGTGGTGGGTACGGAGGACCTGGACCTGCCCCAGGGCAAAATTAGCACGGTGCACCTTAAAATGACGGGGGACAGCACCATGGAAATCTGGCTGGCCCAGGATTATTACCTGGTGCCGGTGAAAATCCGTTATATCGACCGCAAGGGTGACCTGTACGATCAGATCGCCTTCGACATCAATCTGCCCAAAGAACCATGA
- a CDS encoding RsmB/NOP family class I SAM-dependent RNA methyltransferase, whose protein sequence is MKNTPALAPALFKHAAAVLGQVLEFQHPADAVLSHYFRANRTLGHRDRGFVAEAVFAVLRRRRTLEFLSRPEPTPRRLLLALLACLRGENLRQLEGLAQASEQAWLGQAKGEWASLHHQLEQPGGAENGAPEGASPELAQLSPAARLDLPDWLYERLCAQWPAAQVAALAQTINQPAPLDLRVNPLKATRDGVLTRLAADGIGAQPTPYSPLGLRLEDKPALSRHPLFLDGSFEVQDEGSQLLGYLGAPKRGEMVVDFCAGAGGKTLLLGALMRSTGRLYACDVSEKRLANLKPRLARSGLSNVHPMRLEHEHDAKLKRLAGKADRVLVDAPCSGLGTLRRNPDLKWRQSPEALAELNQKQAAILAAAARLVRPGGRLVYATCSLLREENDGVVDGFLAAHPDFAPVSAAAILDKQGIPVPGLGERFALVPQVHGCDAFFAAVLERRS, encoded by the coding sequence ATGAAAAATACCCCTGCCCTGGCGCCCGCCCTGTTTAAACATGCCGCCGCCGTACTTGGCCAGGTGCTGGAATTCCAGCATCCCGCCGATGCGGTGCTTTCCCACTATTTCCGGGCCAACCGGACCCTGGGGCACCGGGACCGGGGCTTTGTCGCCGAGGCGGTGTTTGCCGTGCTGCGCCGCCGCCGTACCCTGGAATTCCTCAGCCGTCCCGAGCCCACCCCCCGGCGTCTGTTGCTGGCCCTGCTGGCCTGCCTGCGGGGGGAAAACCTGCGCCAGCTGGAAGGCCTGGCCCAGGCTTCTGAACAGGCCTGGCTGGGTCAGGCCAAGGGGGAATGGGCCAGCCTGCATCATCAGCTGGAACAGCCCGGTGGGGCGGAGAATGGGGCTCCGGAAGGGGCGTCGCCGGAGCTGGCCCAGCTTTCCCCGGCGGCCCGCCTGGATTTGCCCGATTGGCTCTATGAGCGCCTCTGCGCCCAATGGCCGGCGGCTCAGGTGGCCGCCCTGGCCCAGACCATTAACCAGCCCGCCCCCTTGGATCTGCGCGTCAATCCATTGAAGGCCACCCGGGACGGGGTGCTGACCCGTCTCGCAGCCGATGGCATCGGTGCCCAGCCTACCCCCTATTCCCCCCTGGGCCTGCGCCTGGAGGACAAGCCCGCCCTATCTCGTCATCCCCTGTTCCTGGACGGCAGTTTCGAGGTCCAGGACGAAGGCAGCCAGCTCCTCGGCTATCTGGGGGCCCCCAAGCGGGGAGAAATGGTGGTGGATTTCTGCGCCGGGGCGGGGGGCAAGACCCTGCTGCTGGGGGCCCTCATGCGTTCCACCGGGCGCCTCTACGCCTGCGACGTGTCGGAAAAGCGTCTGGCCAATCTGAAACCCCGGCTGGCCCGCTCCGGCCTCTCCAATGTTCACCCCATGCGTTTGGAACATGAGCATGACGCCAAGCTCAAGCGCCTGGCGGGCAAGGCGGACCGGGTGCTGGTGGATGCCCCCTGTTCCGGCCTGGGCACCCTGCGCCGCAATCCGGATCTGAAATGGCGCCAGTCCCCCGAGGCCCTGGCGGAGCTGAACCAAAAGCAGGCCGCCATTCTGGCCGCCGCCGCCCGTCTGGTGCGCCCCGGCGGCCGTTTGGTCTATGCCACTTGCAGCCTGCTCCGGGAAGAAAACGACGGGGTGGTGGACGGCTTCCTGGCCGCCCATCCGGATTTTGCCCCCGTGTCCGCCGCCGCTATCCTGGACAAGCAGGGCATCCCCGTCCCGGGCCTGGGGGAACGGTTCGCCCTGGTGCCCCAGGTACACGGCTGCGATGCCTTTTTCGCCGCCGTCCTGGAACGTCGCAGTTAA
- the radC gene encoding RadC family protein: MAITDWPEAERPRERLLRHGAAHLSDAELLAIFLRVGVRGKSAVDLARDLLHRFGGLTGLFAAERPAFAQVPGMGDAKYAQLQAVLAMARRAMGEAMSQRAGLSSPETVRDYLRLALAQRPQEVFLALWLDAQNRLLLAEELSQGTLTQTSVYPREVVKAALAHNAAGVIFAHNHPSGVAEPSGADHQLTRALKDALALVEVKLLDHFIVAGTAPPLSFAERGWL, translated from the coding sequence ATGGCAATTACCGACTGGCCGGAAGCGGAGCGTCCCCGGGAACGGCTGCTGCGTCACGGCGCCGCCCATTTGTCCGACGCGGAACTGTTGGCTATTTTTCTGCGGGTGGGGGTGCGGGGCAAAAGCGCGGTGGATCTGGCCCGGGACCTGTTGCACCGCTTTGGCGGCCTGACCGGACTGTTTGCCGCCGAACGCCCCGCCTTCGCCCAGGTGCCCGGCATGGGGGACGCCAAATACGCCCAGTTGCAGGCAGTTCTGGCCATGGCTCGGCGCGCCATGGGGGAGGCCATGAGCCAGCGGGCCGGGCTGTCTTCCCCGGAAACGGTACGGGATTATCTGCGTCTGGCTTTGGCCCAGCGTCCCCAGGAAGTGTTCCTAGCCCTCTGGCTGGATGCCCAGAATCGCCTGCTCCTGGCGGAAGAATTGAGCCAGGGCACCCTCACCCAGACTTCCGTTTACCCCCGGGAAGTGGTGAAAGCCGCCCTGGCGCACAATGCAGCCGGGGTTATTTTTGCCCACAACCATCCTTCCGGGGTGGCCGAACCCTCCGGGGCCGACCACCAATTGACCCGGGCCCTGAAGGACGCCCTGGCCCTGGTGGAGGTGAAACTGCTGGACCATTTCATCGTCGCCGGCACGGCGCCGCCCCTATCCTTTGCGGAGCGGGGCTGGCTTTGA